AATTTGTGTGATGTTCCATGGAGGAAGAAAACCGTTATTAATAAAGATCTTAATAAAGCGCAAAAAATTCTTGATGATGATCATTATGGTTTGAATAAAGTTAAAGAGCGTATATTAGAACACCTTGCAGTGCAAACACGTGTTACTCATAACAAGGCAAATATTTTATGTTTGGTTGGTCCTCCAGGAGTGGGAAAAACATCTTTAGGTGAATCAATCGCTAGAGCGGTGAATCGTAAATACGTTCGCATGGCACTTGGCGGTGTTAGAGATGAAGCAGAAATTCGGGGTCATAGGCGTACCTATATTGGCGCCATGCCAGGTTCAATTGTACAAAAAATGCAGAAAGTGAAAGTTAAAAATCCACTTTTCTTATTAGATGAGATTGAAAAAATGGCAAGTGATTATCGTGGAGACCCTTCTTCGGCTATGTTAGAAGTATTAGATCCAGAACAAAATCATACCTTTAATGATCATTATTTAGAAGTTGATTATGATTTATCTCAAGTAATGTTTGTTGCCACTGCTAACTCACTTGATTTACCACAACCCCTGTTAGATAGAATGGAAATTATTGAATTATCTGGCTATACTGAAGATGAAAAAGTTGAAATTGCTAAACGCCACTTAATTAAAAAAGCAATGAATGGTAATGGTGTTAAGGATAGTGAAATTAAATTTCAAGATGATGCTATTCTAGATATAATTCGTTATTACACACGTGAAGCAGGTGTACGTGGTCTCAGTAGAACAATTAGTACTATTTGTCGAAAAGTGGTTAAAGAAGTAATTTTAAAGAAGTGTGAAACTAAGGCTTATATTAATGCTAAGAGTTTAGAAAAGTATCTAGGTGTGAGAAAGTTTCGTTTTGGGCTAGCTGAGCAAAATAATCAAATAGGAGAAGTAACAGGACTCGCTTGGACTTCAGTGGGTGGAGATCTGTTAACTATTGAAGCTACTGCCTATAAAGGCAAAGGTAAACTTAATTATACAGGTCAATTGGGTGATGTAATGCAAGAGTCAATTCAGGCAGCAAAATCTGTGGTTAGGAGCATGGTTAAAAAATTTGGCATTGATGAGAATTTTGATGAAAAATTGGATATTCACATTCATGTTCCTGATGGTGCAACACCAAAAGATGGCCCTAGTGCAGGCGCGGCTATGACTACAGCATTAGTATCAGTACTCACAAGTAGAAAGGTTAAAGCCGATGTTGCCATGACAGGAGAGATTACTCTTAGAGGTGAAGTTACCCCAATTGGAGGGTTAAAGGAAAAAATGTTAGCTGCATTACGTGGTGGTATTAAAACGGTTATTATTCCTGATGATAATGAACGAGAGTTGTCTGAAGTGCCTGATAAAATTAAAGGAAAACTTAAGGTTATTCAAGTGAAATGGATTGATGAAGTGCTAGATATTGCTTTAGAAAAATAAAATTACTTAGGGCCTAATGTAAGAATAGTCTTGTTGTTGTAAGTCTCCAATACGAACTACACCAGAAGTTACAATATTAACCCCTTCTACTAGTGTTGGAAATTTACCTTTTTTGCGTTTAATAGCTTTCATAGTGTTGCGACAAGCACTAAAGGTAATGTTATTCATTATCATGGATTCAACACGATCAGAATTTTTATTGCTTTGAGTTAATATGCTTAAACCGGGACCGTAAGCTACAATTTCAACATCAACATTATCAATACCATAGTATTTTTGTAAGTTGATAGCATTATTTAGAACAATTTTTTGTGTTCTAATATCATCTGTGCTGATTTGAATCACATATTTTTGATTTATTGCTTGAGCGTTTAGTGTTAATAGTATAAGTGTTGTAATACTAAATAATATTTTTTTCATCTTTTTTTCGTTATAATTAAAAAGCATTTCTTTTTGTATAAAAACATCAATTATCTTACGCTATTTTTATGATTTTAGAGTAATAATAGTCAGTAAAATTATTTACTGACTATCAATATTTTAATCTAGTTCTATTTGTGATTTATTTAATATTAGCTACTTAAAGCTATTGTTAACATGGTAATACAGAAGTATTTATTTAAGATGCTATGTATTTATGTATTTTGATTCTTGTGAGTTGTTCTAAATACAATGATTTAGTATCATATTGATTGTCGTACTGTAAAGTATGAAATTAAGTTATAGTTCTTTGAACTAAGTTGAGATATGTGTGGATGTAATAAGTTTATTTAAGTAGATTTTTCTAGGTTAAATATTTTATTTATCATTAAAGTTTATAGTGCTATAGTGGGTTTTTAGATAAAATACTTTTTTATTGTCATTGATAACTGTTCAAATTAAGAGAATAATGTATTGTGGATAGTCATGGGTGTTTGTGTGTTATTTTTTTTTAAATTTGCTTTAAAGTTGTTAGAATAATCTTGTTGAATTAATTAGACTTTGCTATTTGTTGGCGTGAGTTTTCTAGTTATTATTATCAATAGCGCTGGTCTAGGTTAAATATAATGATTAATTAGATAATGTAATTTTATTAATCTTACCTTTTAGGTAAAATACCTAATATTATAGTTTTTAATAAGGTATTGAGATGAAGTTTACATTGATTAATGAAAAAATTCAACATTTTAAGGGCGATGCTGTGGTCGTATTTTCTAAATCTAATAGGGTTTTTAATGATGATAATATTCAACAATTAATTAAACTTAATCATTTTGATTCTAAACCCGGGAAAGTGTTATTATTAAATTTGGTTTCTGGTTTTAAATCCAAACAAATTATTGTTTCCGGAATTGGTGATGCACCTATAAGCGCTAAAAACTATGTTAAAGCGTTGAATGCTGTGATTGTTATACTTGTTGAAATTAAAGCTAAAAACTTAATGGTTCAACATATTGGAATTAAAGGTTTTAATGAACTTTGGGTGCATGAAACAACTGCTAAGGTAATGTATAATGCAACTTATAAAGTACAAAAAGTAGGTAGTCATAAAAAGCAAAATAGTGGTATTGAGTGTATTACTATTCAATCAACTATGGATAGTGCATATGGCTTAATTAAAGGCCAAGCAATTGCTGATGGTATGTCTTTAACGCGGCATTTGGGGGATTTACCATCTAATATATGTACACCTAGCTATTTGGCAGATACCGCTATGTCTTTAGCTCAAGAATTTAATCTTGAGTGTGAAGTCCTGGAAAAAGTGGACATGGAGAAACTTGGTATGGGTTCGTTATTGGCAGTTTCTAAAGGCTCGAGCGAGCCACCCAAACTTATTAGTTTGAGTTATCAAGGCAA
This sequence is a window from Candidatus Vesicomyosocius sp. SY067_SCS001. Protein-coding genes within it:
- a CDS encoding DsrE family protein gives rise to the protein MKKILFSITTLILLTLNAQAINQKYVIQISTDDIRTQKIVLNNAINLQKYYGIDNVDVEIVAYGPGLSILTQSNKNSDRVESMIMNNITFSACRNTMKAIKRKKGKFPTLVEGVNIVTSGVVRIGDLQQQDYSYIRP
- the lon gene encoding endopeptidase La, with amino-acid sequence METELTNEQIDLSKGNIPLLPLRDVVVFPHTVMPLFVGRETSVNAITRAMATNKYIFLVTQKDDQVENPTGDDLHQVGTLATILQMLKLPDGTIKVLVEGVRRAKIEQIVQTDGFLEVSLSEFSLQSNDDTEIKAMMRLALDSFESYIKLNKRVPEEVLKMLQEVSNVERFSDVIIANLNLKVSEKQALLSDDKAQDRLDKILSVIQGEIDMLGTEKKIQSRVRKQMESNQRDYYLNEQMKSIQKELGQAEDENEIEELQVGINKAKMSKEAKEKAQNELKKLSRMSSHSSDASIIRTYIENLCDVPWRKKTVINKDLNKAQKILDDDHYGLNKVKERILEHLAVQTRVTHNKANILCLVGPPGVGKTSLGESIARAVNRKYVRMALGGVRDEAEIRGHRRTYIGAMPGSIVQKMQKVKVKNPLFLLDEIEKMASDYRGDPSSAMLEVLDPEQNHTFNDHYLEVDYDLSQVMFVATANSLDLPQPLLDRMEIIELSGYTEDEKVEIAKRHLIKKAMNGNGVKDSEIKFQDDAILDIIRYYTREAGVRGLSRTISTICRKVVKEVILKKCETKAYINAKSLEKYLGVRKFRFGLAEQNNQIGEVTGLAWTSVGGDLLTIEATAYKGKGKLNYTGQLGDVMQESIQAAKSVVRSMVKKFGIDENFDEKLDIHIHVPDGATPKDGPSAGAAMTTALVSVLTSRKVKADVAMTGEITLRGEVTPIGGLKEKMLAALRGGIKTVIIPDDNERELSEVPDKIKGKLKVIQVKWIDEVLDIALEK